Proteins from one Fragaria vesca subsp. vesca linkage group LG6, FraVesHawaii_1.0, whole genome shotgun sequence genomic window:
- the LOC101304699 gene encoding putative disease resistance protein RGA3-like, with protein sequence METLPRYDLTKLSDDECWLILKSKVVSPRSTLQEDQERTGKEIAKKYEGVPRTSGKESLLTFAARELLKKVAVLAGEEFSLLWGFESELANMHTSSVKLQAMLRAAEHLTQDQGEDVKIWVKEIEEIAGDADDLLDDFGYEELRRKVELQDHMMKKKKKMLSIFDPVAFRHKMGRKIKRINKSLVKLENQAASFHLVLAGNEMSDDAGVDRQTVFCFDEDEKNIIGRDEVVSDIWEALINSSKINQGNHLPVLAIMGMGGLGKTTVAKSIYNADEIGRHFQQKIWICVSTTFDVEKILRGILEYLSAEKAAVKGKAAILKHLQDELEGKRYLLILDDVWNENLQKWDDLKTCLESARGTEGSSIIVTTRNSKVAQIMETLPRCDIGKLSHDECWLILKNKAVPVGSTLPEHQERTGKEIAKKCGGVPLVAKVLGSLMRSKSTNEWLEIERSTIWDLKEESKRIFAVLNFSFSALKPPSLKKCFAYCSMFMKDFNMEKDDLIQLWMAMGLLEYPSLNESREAMEDIGNAYFNTLLGNSLFQDVTKDKYGSITHCKMHDLVHDLAENVSKSMCLTRYSNKIQHVEQNHMSSLQRILFLKRSWKLFLNNETIDRILPGFKSLRVLKLFEADIVELPDSLGELTHLRYLDVSRTKVKVLPQSIGKLYYLQTLRMYPLVSLEKLPHELQNLINLRHLYFGRSLQFPVGIGKLSNLRSLSHFRVSKEIGCGIGELAGLNQLTGELSIYKLELVRHEKEAKKENLVAKSNIRTLKFQWSRGEGWERYSDESVLEGLQPHSNLEFLEIHKFMGLRFPSWMMSRSFLLNNLKEIKLASCNKCEEVPILGHLPNLRHIRIDTMHGLKRLGAEFYGYDRVAMTMEETKALFPALKTLHFESARYLTDWVEAPTERVIVFPCLEELSLMYCYGLANAPSHFPSLKKLVICGIHRGGMPVASILSSKLTTLTSLKIDGVDGLACLPEGMLENNKNLAHLEISSCSELTCISPQSQGSEYCCTSLQSLKISSCPNLRFLPDGLLTPSLKQLSLYRCESLECIPDITHGGLTSLEKLEIKECSRMISIPLEGGLPSLQKLEIEGCPELSSLPSALEDCTSIRSLSITMCPKLRSISINSLSSSLQELCVSNLDSLPTLGGFTSLRRLTIEKCQSPEIGLESWASLQILVSLEELKVRRCPNLETLPCLNNLTSLHRLWISDCSQLTSLPSEVVLPCLKNLTIGGFPNLDTFPIIQGLPNLESLTLRGWPKLTSLPERQIQHFSSLRQLRIMFFEGVEAIPEWRDSGSFGCLPADHVN encoded by the exons AATCTCTGCTCACTTTTGCAGCCCGGGAACTTCTGAAGAAGGTGGCTGTACTTGCCGGTGAAGAATTCAGTCTTCTGTGGGGATTCGAGAGTGAACTTGCAAATATGCACACATCATCGGTCAAGCTTCAAGCTATGTTACGAGCTGCCGAGCATCTGACACAAGATCAGGGCGAGGACGTGAAGATCTGGGTGAAGGAGATTGAAGAGATAGCTGGTGATGCGGATGACCTGCTGGATGACTTTGGATATGAAGAACTCCGGCGCAAAGTAGAACTGCAAGATCACATGATGAAGAAGAAGAAAAAGATGTTGTCAATCTTCGATCCCGTTGCATTTCGCCACAAAATGGGTCGTAAAATTAAGAGAATTAACAAATCTCTTGTGAAGCTAGAGAATCAGGCAGCTAGTTTTCACTTGGTACTTGCTGGGAATGAAATGTCTGATGATGCAGGAGTTGATAGGCAAACTGTGTTCTGCTTTGATGAAGATGAAAAGAATATCATTGGAAGGGATGAGGTTGTGTCAGATATATGGGAGGCCTTGATCAACTCAAGTAAAATTAATCAAGGTAATCATCTTCCAGTTTTGGCTATTATGGGTATGGGAGGCCTGGGAAAGACGACTGTGGCGAAATCAATATACAATGCTGATGAGATTGGTAGACACTTTCAACAAAAAATATGGATATGTGTATCCACCACTTTTGATGTCGAGAAGATTTTAAGAGGGATCTTGGAATATCTCAGTGCGGAGAAGGCTGCAGTGAAAGGCAAGGCTGCAATACTCAAACACCTCCAAGATGAACTGGAAGGGAAAAGATACCTTCTCATACTGGATGATGTTTGGAATGAAAATCTTCAGAAATGGGATGATTTGAAGACGTGTTTGGAAAGTGCTAGAGGTACAGAAGGGAGCAGCATCATTGTCACCACCCGCAATAGCAAAGTTGCACAAATCATGGAGACGCTTCCTAGGTGTGATATTGGGAAACTCTCACATGATGAATGCTGGCTGATCTTGAAGAACAAAGCCGTTCCAGTTGGAAGTACTCTGCCTGAACATCAAGAGAGAACCGGAAAGGAGATTGCCAAGAAGTGTGGAGGAGTGCCACTAGTAGCCAAG GTTTTGGGAAGTCTAATGCGTTCTAAAAGCACCAATGAATGGTTGGAAATTGAAAGGAGTACCATATGGGATCTAAAAGAAGAAAGTAAAAGAATCTTTGCAGTACTGAACTTCAGTTTTTCTGCGTTGAAACCACCATCTTTAAAGAAGTGTTTTGCTTATTGCTCAATGTTCATGAAAGATTTCAATATGGAAAAGGATGACTTGATCCAACTTTGGATGGCTATGGGGTTGCTTGAGTATCCATCTCTCAATGAAAGTCGAGAAGCGATGGAGGACATAGGCAATGCATATTTTAATACCCTACTGGGAAATTCTCTTTTTCAAGATGTTACAAAGGATAAGTATGGTAGTATTACTCACTGCAAGATGCATGATCTTGTGCACGATCTTGCAGAAAATGTATCGAAATCAATGTGCTTGACACGATATTCCAACAAGATCCAACATGTGGAGCAGAATCATATGTCTAGTTTACAGAGAATTCTCTTTCTGAAGAGAAGTTGGAAACTGTTCTTGAATAATGAAACTATTGATCGCATCTTACCGGGATTTAAATCTCTGCGTGTCCTAAAGTTATTCGAGGCAGATATTGTGGAGTTGCCAGATTCACTTGGAGAATTGACACATTTGAGATATCTGGATGTTTCCAGAACAAAAGTTAAAGTACTGCCCCAATCAATTGGAAAGCTTTATTACCTACAAACGTTAAGAATGTATCCTCTCGTCTCTCTTGAAAAGCTTCCACATGAACTGCAAAACTTGATCAACTTACGACATCTTTATTTTGGTCGAAGTTTGCAATTTCCGGTAGGGATTGGGAAATTGAGTAATCTTCGATCATTATCTCATTTTAGGGTGAGTAAGGAGATAGGCTGTGGTATAGGAGAGCTGGCTGGCCTAAACCAATTGACAGGTGAACTATCTATCTACAAGCTGGAACTTGTGAGACATGAAAAAGAAGCAAAGAAAGAAAACTTGGTGGCCAAGTCAAATATAAGAACGTTAAAGTTTCAGTGGTCACGAGGAGAAGGCTGGGAAAGATACAGTGATGAATCTGTACTGGAGGGTCTTCAGCCACATTCTAATTTGGAATTCTTAGAGATTCACAAATTCATGGGATTGAGATTTCCGTCATGGATGATGAGTAGGTCTTTCCTGCTAAACAATTTGAAAGAAATTAAGTTGGCCAGTTGCAACAAATGCGAAGAAGTACCAATTCTCGGCCATCTTCCTAATCTTAGACATATTAGGATTGATACGATGCATGGACTTAAACGTCTGGGAGCTGAGTTTTATGGATACGACCGTGTCGCTATGACAATGGAGGAGACAAAGGCTCTATTTCCTGCATTGAAAACATTACATTTTGAGAGCGCCAGATACCTAACTGATTGGGTGGAAGCGCCAACAGAGAGAGTCATAGTGTTTCCTTGCCTTGAGGAGCTGTCCTTGATGTATTGTTACGGATTGGCAAATGCTCCGAGTCATTTTCCATCTCTCAAGAAGTTGGTGATATGTGGCATCCATAGAGGAGGCATGCCTGTAGCAAGTATCCTCAGTAGTAAACTTACCACTCTCACTTCTCTCAAAATAGACGGGGTAGACGGACTTGCTTGTCTGCCCGAGGGGATGCTAGAAAACAACAAGAACCTTGCACATTTGGAGATAAGTAGTTGTTCGGAGCTAACTTGTATTTCTCCCCAATCACAAGGATCCGAGTACTGCTGCACTTCTCTTCAGTCACTGAAGATTTCCAGCTGTCCAAATCTGAGGTTTTTACCTGATGGGCTACTCACACCCTCTCTCAAGCAGTTAAGTTTGTATCGTTGCGAGAGCCTAGAGTGCATCCCAGATATCACACACGGTGGTCTCACATCCCTTGAAAAATTGGAAATAAAGGAATGCTCTAGAATGATCTCCATTCCACTTGAAGGGGGCCTCCCATCCCTTCAGAAATTGGAGATAGAAGGTTGTCCTGAGTTATCAAGCTTGCCGAGTGCACTAGAAGACTGTACCTCTATCCGGAGTTTGTCAATAACAATGTGCCCTAAGCTACGGTCCATTTCAATCAACAGTCTCAGTTCATCCCTCCAAGAGTTGTGTGTAAGTAATCTGGACTCTCTTCCAACGTTAGGAGGCTTCACATCCCTCCGGAGATTGACAATAGAGAAGTGTCAGAGTCCAGAAATAGGGCTAGAGTCTTGGGCCTCTCTTCAAATTCTTGTCTCTCTTGAAGAGTTGAAAGTAAGACGTTGCCCTAATCTAGAGACTCTTCCATGTTTAAACAATCTCACATCCCTCCATCGGTTGTGGATTTCTGACTGTTCTCAGTTAACAAGTCTTCCCAGTGAGGTTGTCCTCCCATGTTTGAAGAATTTGACCATTGGTGGTTTTCCTAATTTGGACACATTCCCTATCATTCAAGGTCTACCAAATCTTGAGTCCTTAACATTGAGGGGCTGGCCAAAGCTCACGTCTCTACCTGAAAGACAGATTCAACATTTCAGTTCTTTGAGACAATTGCGTATAATGTTCTTTGAGGGAGTGGAGGCTATTCCAGAATG GCGTGATTCTGGATCATTTGGATGCCTTCCTGCTGATCACGTCAATTAA